From Candidatus Thioglobus sp., the proteins below share one genomic window:
- the hemA gene encoding glutamyl-tRNA reductase translates to MSRIAILSVNHAQAPVSVRERVAFAPNHLSSELQKLVDTPGVQACVILSTCNRSEIYAVIDADNPQEILSQYLADTHKISRQEIDSYLVYFENNAALEHICNVACGLDSLVLGEPQILGQLKDAYHIAKQAKTLDKKLEKLFQHAFSTAKKVRTDTQIGSSPVSIAYCAVKLSEKIFTDLSEQTVLLIGAGEMIELCAQHLSQKGIKNIIVANRTLENAQKIASLYNAQSISLKQFSSVIHQADIIISSTAASVPVIGKGLIESALKLRKHKPMFMLDIAVPRDIEPEVGQLDDVYLYTIDDLEQVVSDNIDSREKEKVLAQEIIIKQTQVFNKWLSVLPNEQLIQSYRSNVNKIKEDALEDAIKSLNNGGASEQIIKKLADQLTNKILHTTFKNIKQTPHKGLSQCEGCIPNIKK, encoded by the coding sequence ATGTCACGCATTGCTATTTTAAGTGTTAATCATGCACAGGCGCCAGTTTCGGTGCGTGAACGTGTTGCTTTTGCGCCTAATCATTTAAGTAGTGAATTGCAAAAATTAGTGGACACTCCAGGGGTTCAGGCATGTGTTATTTTGTCTACCTGCAATCGCTCTGAAATTTATGCGGTTATCGATGCTGACAATCCTCAGGAAATACTGAGTCAATATTTAGCTGACACACACAAAATCTCTAGGCAAGAAATAGATTCTTATTTGGTTTATTTTGAAAATAATGCTGCCTTAGAGCACATTTGTAATGTGGCTTGTGGATTAGACTCTTTAGTATTAGGAGAGCCTCAAATATTAGGTCAACTAAAAGATGCTTATCATATAGCCAAGCAAGCAAAAACTCTAGATAAAAAACTAGAAAAACTATTTCAACATGCTTTTTCAACAGCAAAAAAAGTACGCACTGATACTCAAATTGGATCTTCGCCAGTCTCTATTGCCTATTGCGCTGTCAAACTTAGTGAAAAAATCTTTACAGATTTATCAGAACAAACAGTTTTATTAATCGGTGCAGGGGAGATGATAGAACTATGTGCCCAACATTTGAGCCAAAAAGGTATTAAAAATATCATTGTTGCCAATAGAACACTTGAAAATGCACAAAAAATTGCTTCACTTTACAATGCACAATCTATTAGCTTAAAGCAGTTTTCATCTGTCATTCATCAAGCTGATATCATCATTTCATCAACAGCTGCCTCTGTTCCTGTTATTGGAAAAGGACTTATTGAAAGTGCTCTAAAATTACGCAAACATAAGCCTATGTTCATGCTTGATATTGCCGTTCCAAGAGATATTGAACCTGAAGTTGGTCAATTAGATGATGTATATCTCTACACTATTGATGATCTTGAGCAAGTGGTAAGTGACAACATTGATTCACGCGAAAAAGAAAAGGTATTAGCTCAAGAAATTATCATTAAACAAACTCAAGTTTTTAACAAATGGCTGTCTGTTTTACCTAATGAGCAACTGATACAAAGTTATCGTAGTAACGTTAATAAAATTAAAGAAGATGCATTAGAAGATGCTATAAAAAGTCTTAATAATGGCGGTGCTAGTGAGCAAATTATAAAAAAATTGGCAGACCAATTAACCAATAAAATACTTCATACCACCTTTAAAAACATTAAGCAAACCCCTCATAAAGGATTATCCCAATGTGAAGGCTGCATACCCAATATTAAAAAATAA